The following coding sequences are from one Archocentrus centrarchus isolate MPI-CPG fArcCen1 chromosome 4, fArcCen1, whole genome shotgun sequence window:
- the clocka gene encoding circadian locomoter output cycles protein kaput isoform X2, with translation MTSSIDQDDSSIFDGLMEEDEKDKAKRVSRNKSEKKRRDQFNVLIKELGTMLPGNTRKMDKSTILQKSIDFLHKHKEIAAQSESTEIRQDWKPPFLSNEEFTQLMLEALDGFFLAIMTDGNIIYVSESVTSLLEHLPCDLVDQNLLNFLPVGEHSEVYKALSSHVVGGETLTPEYLKTKNQLEFCCHMLRGTIDPKEPPVYEYVKFIGNFKSLNNVPNCTRNGFEGVIQRSLHSAFEDRVCLIATVRLAKPQFIKEMCTVEEPNEEFTSRHSLEWKFLFLDHRAPPIIGYLPFEVLGTSGYDYYHVDDLETLAKCHEHLMQYGKGKSCYYRFLTKGQQWIWLQTHYYITYHQWNSRPEFIVCTHTVVSYAEVRAEQRRELGIEESPPEITAEKSQDSGSESQLNTFSLKEALERFDHSRTPSASSRSSRKSSHTAVSDPASSQMKLQGDRSTPGRQSVSAVEMTSQRRSSISSQQSMSSQNTGQNVAPSMVSQQQQQQQQQQQQQQQQQQQQQSQQQVQQQVQTSSQSVVQFSNQLEAMQHLKEQLEQRTRMIEANIQRQQDELRQIQEELQRVQGQSLQMFVQKGAGGLNVSSVQMAQGNAGQQGGTLSMQGQVVSAGSLQNSLQQQHAVQPQSQQQTLLQEQSTALSQPQRSSHTLQPQQNPLPASLYNTMMIPQQSPANVVQIATSLAQNTGPNTPTMATFAQDRSAQIRFPAGPQLLTKLVTGQMTCGAVMVPTTMFMGQVVTAFAPQQGQTQTISISQQPPQQQQQLQQQQEQQMQPQSQVTAMQPGQAPLTQQTQFLQAPRLLHGNQSTQLILQAAFPLQQQGTFTAAAQQQQQQLQQQHQTQQKQLQQKQQQQQQQLAPHRADSLSDRSTTQPQ, from the exons ATGACCTCGAGCATTGACCA GGATGACAGTAGTATTTTTGATGGGTTAATGGAAGAAGATGAAAAGGACAAAGCAAAACG TGTGTCCCGTAACAAGTCTGAGAAGAAGCGCAGAGACCAATTCAATGTCCTCATCAAGGAGCTGGGTACAATGCTGCCGGGCAACACCCGGAAGATGGACAAGTCCACTATTTTGCAGAAAAGCATCGACttcctgcacaaacacaaag AAATCGCAGCTCAGTCAGAGTCAACTGAGATCAGACAAGACTGGAAACCACCTTTTCTTAGTAATGAAGAGTTCACTCAGCTGATGTTGGAG GCATTAGATGGATTTTTCCTTGCAATTATGACTGATGGTAATATAATCTATGTCTCTGAGAGTGTAACGTCCCTACTAGAACACTTACCT TGTGATCTTGTGGATCAGAACTTGTTAAATTTCCTTCCTGTGGGGGAGCATTCAGAGGTGTACAAGGCTCTGTCCTCTCATGTCGTGGGAGGAGAAACGCTGACACCCGAGTATCTTAAAA caaAAAATCAGCTAGAGTTCTGTTGCCACATGCTCCGAGGGACAATCGACCCCAAAGAGCCCCCTGTGTATGAATACGTCAAGTTTATTGGAAACTTCAAGTCCCTGAATAATG TGCCTAACTGTACCCGAAATGGTTTTGAAGGAGTGATCCAGCGAtcacttcactctgcatttgaaGACAGAGTGTGTCTCATAGCCACTGTGAGGCTAGCCAAACCACAGTTTATCAAG GAGATGTGCACTGTAGAAGAGCCTAATGAGGAGTTTACCTCCAGACATAGTTTAGAGTGGAAATTTCTCTTCCTGGACCAcag AGCACCACCCATCATAGGTTACCTCCCATTTGAGGTCCTGGGTACATCAGGATATGACTACTACCACGTAGATGACCTTGAAACACTAGCCAAATGCCATGAACACT TAATGCAATATGGGAAAGGAAAGTCTTGCTACTACAGATTCCTCACCAAAGGGCAGCAGTGGATTTGGCTTCAGACCCATTACTACATCACTTATCACCAGTGGAACTCCAGACCAGAGTTTATTGTCTGCACGCACACGGTTGTAAG TTATGCTGAAGTAAGAGCAGAACAGCGCAGAGAGCTGGGAATTGAAGAATCACCACCTGAGATCACAGCTGAGAAG TCCCAGGATTCAGGCTCTGAGTCCCAGCTCAACACTTTTAGCCTGAAAGAAGCCTTAGAGCGATTTGACCACAGCCGGACCCCGTCAGCCTCGTCTCGGAGCTCACGCAAAtcctcacacactgctgtgtctGACCCAGCCT CATCACAAATGAAGCTTCAGGGAGATAGGAGTACACCAGGTCGCCAGTCGGTCTCTGCCGTGGAGATGACATCACAACGGAGATCATCTATCAGCAGTCAG CAGTCCATGAGTTCCCAAAATACAGGACAGAACGTGGCACCATCCATGgtttcacaacaacaacagcaacaacagcagcagcagcagcagcagcagcagcagcagcagcaacaacaatctCAACAACAAGTTCAACAACAAGTTCAGACTAGCAGTCAA tctgtggtgcagttCTCCAACCAGTTAGAAGCCATGCAACACCTGAAAGAGCAGCTGGAGCAGAGGACCAGGATGATCGAGGCCAACATTCAGCGGCAGCAGGACGAGCTGCGGCAGATCCAGGAGGAGCTACAGAGGGTGCAGGGACAGAGTCTGCAG ATGTTCGTGCAGAAAGGGGCTGGAGGACTCAATGTAAGCTCTGTACAGATGGCCCAGGGGAATGCTGGGCAGCAGGGCGGTACACTCAGCATGCAGGGCCAGGTGGTTTCTGCAGGGTCTCTGCAAAATAGCTTACAGCAACAACATGCTGTCCAGCCCCAATCCCAGCAGCAAACACTCCTACAGGAACAGAGCACAGCACTCTCGCAG CCTCAGAGGTCGTCGCACACTCTGCAGCCTCAACAGAATCCACTGCCTGCATCTCTCTACAACACAATGATGATCCCTCAGCAAAGCCCTGCTAATGTGGTTCAAATTGCCACAAGCCTGGCACAGAATACCGGACCCAACACTCCCACCATGGCAACATTTGCACAGGACCGTTCGGCTCAGATTAG GTTTCCTGCAGGCCCCCAGCTGCTCACCAAGCTAGTGACAGGGCAGATGACATGTGGGGCAGTCATGGTTCCCACAACCATGTTTATGGGCCAAGTGGTGACGGCCTTTGCTCCGCAGCAGGGCCAGACGCAGACCATTAGCATTTCCCAACAGCCGcctcagcagcaacagcaactgcagcaacagcaggagcagcagatgCAACCGCAGTCTCAGGTCACAGCCATGCAGCCAGGGCAGGCTCCACTGACCCAGCAAACACAGTTCCTACAG GCTCCTCGGCTCCTTCATGGAAACCAGTCCACCCAGTTGATCCTGCAGGCAGCGTTCCCTTTGCAGCAGCAGGGTACCTTCACTGCAGCagcccaacagcagcagcaacagctacaacagcagcatcaaacacagcagaagcagttacaacagaaacagcaacagcagcaacaacagctggCTCCTCACAGAGCAGATAGTTTGTCTGACCGCTCAACAACGCAGCCACAGTAA
- the clocka gene encoding circadian locomoter output cycles protein kaput isoform X1 — protein sequence MTSSIDQDDSSIFDGLMEEDEKDKAKRVSRNKSEKKRRDQFNVLIKELGTMLPGNTRKMDKSTILQKSIDFLHKHKEIAAQSESTEIRQDWKPPFLSNEEFTQLMLEALDGFFLAIMTDGNIIYVSESVTSLLEHLPCDLVDQNLLNFLPVGEHSEVYKALSSHVVGGETLTPEYLKTKNQLEFCCHMLRGTIDPKEPPVYEYVKFIGNFKSLNNVPNCTRNGFEGVIQRSLHSAFEDRVCLIATVRLAKPQFIKEMCTVEEPNEEFTSRHSLEWKFLFLDHRAPPIIGYLPFEVLGTSGYDYYHVDDLETLAKCHEHLMQYGKGKSCYYRFLTKGQQWIWLQTHYYITYHQWNSRPEFIVCTHTVVSYAEVRAEQRRELGIEESPPEITAEKQSQDSGSESQLNTFSLKEALERFDHSRTPSASSRSSRKSSHTAVSDPASSQMKLQGDRSTPGRQSVSAVEMTSQRRSSISSQQSMSSQNTGQNVAPSMVSQQQQQQQQQQQQQQQQQQQQQSQQQVQQQVQTSSQSVVQFSNQLEAMQHLKEQLEQRTRMIEANIQRQQDELRQIQEELQRVQGQSLQMFVQKGAGGLNVSSVQMAQGNAGQQGGTLSMQGQVVSAGSLQNSLQQQHAVQPQSQQQTLLQEQSTALSQPQRSSHTLQPQQNPLPASLYNTMMIPQQSPANVVQIATSLAQNTGPNTPTMATFAQDRSAQIRFPAGPQLLTKLVTGQMTCGAVMVPTTMFMGQVVTAFAPQQGQTQTISISQQPPQQQQQLQQQQEQQMQPQSQVTAMQPGQAPLTQQTQFLQAPRLLHGNQSTQLILQAAFPLQQQGTFTAAAQQQQQQLQQQHQTQQKQLQQKQQQQQQQLAPHRADSLSDRSTTQPQ from the exons ATGACCTCGAGCATTGACCA GGATGACAGTAGTATTTTTGATGGGTTAATGGAAGAAGATGAAAAGGACAAAGCAAAACG TGTGTCCCGTAACAAGTCTGAGAAGAAGCGCAGAGACCAATTCAATGTCCTCATCAAGGAGCTGGGTACAATGCTGCCGGGCAACACCCGGAAGATGGACAAGTCCACTATTTTGCAGAAAAGCATCGACttcctgcacaaacacaaag AAATCGCAGCTCAGTCAGAGTCAACTGAGATCAGACAAGACTGGAAACCACCTTTTCTTAGTAATGAAGAGTTCACTCAGCTGATGTTGGAG GCATTAGATGGATTTTTCCTTGCAATTATGACTGATGGTAATATAATCTATGTCTCTGAGAGTGTAACGTCCCTACTAGAACACTTACCT TGTGATCTTGTGGATCAGAACTTGTTAAATTTCCTTCCTGTGGGGGAGCATTCAGAGGTGTACAAGGCTCTGTCCTCTCATGTCGTGGGAGGAGAAACGCTGACACCCGAGTATCTTAAAA caaAAAATCAGCTAGAGTTCTGTTGCCACATGCTCCGAGGGACAATCGACCCCAAAGAGCCCCCTGTGTATGAATACGTCAAGTTTATTGGAAACTTCAAGTCCCTGAATAATG TGCCTAACTGTACCCGAAATGGTTTTGAAGGAGTGATCCAGCGAtcacttcactctgcatttgaaGACAGAGTGTGTCTCATAGCCACTGTGAGGCTAGCCAAACCACAGTTTATCAAG GAGATGTGCACTGTAGAAGAGCCTAATGAGGAGTTTACCTCCAGACATAGTTTAGAGTGGAAATTTCTCTTCCTGGACCAcag AGCACCACCCATCATAGGTTACCTCCCATTTGAGGTCCTGGGTACATCAGGATATGACTACTACCACGTAGATGACCTTGAAACACTAGCCAAATGCCATGAACACT TAATGCAATATGGGAAAGGAAAGTCTTGCTACTACAGATTCCTCACCAAAGGGCAGCAGTGGATTTGGCTTCAGACCCATTACTACATCACTTATCACCAGTGGAACTCCAGACCAGAGTTTATTGTCTGCACGCACACGGTTGTAAG TTATGCTGAAGTAAGAGCAGAACAGCGCAGAGAGCTGGGAATTGAAGAATCACCACCTGAGATCACAGCTGAGAAG CAGTCCCAGGATTCAGGCTCTGAGTCCCAGCTCAACACTTTTAGCCTGAAAGAAGCCTTAGAGCGATTTGACCACAGCCGGACCCCGTCAGCCTCGTCTCGGAGCTCACGCAAAtcctcacacactgctgtgtctGACCCAGCCT CATCACAAATGAAGCTTCAGGGAGATAGGAGTACACCAGGTCGCCAGTCGGTCTCTGCCGTGGAGATGACATCACAACGGAGATCATCTATCAGCAGTCAG CAGTCCATGAGTTCCCAAAATACAGGACAGAACGTGGCACCATCCATGgtttcacaacaacaacagcaacaacagcagcagcagcagcagcagcagcagcagcagcagcaacaacaatctCAACAACAAGTTCAACAACAAGTTCAGACTAGCAGTCAA tctgtggtgcagttCTCCAACCAGTTAGAAGCCATGCAACACCTGAAAGAGCAGCTGGAGCAGAGGACCAGGATGATCGAGGCCAACATTCAGCGGCAGCAGGACGAGCTGCGGCAGATCCAGGAGGAGCTACAGAGGGTGCAGGGACAGAGTCTGCAG ATGTTCGTGCAGAAAGGGGCTGGAGGACTCAATGTAAGCTCTGTACAGATGGCCCAGGGGAATGCTGGGCAGCAGGGCGGTACACTCAGCATGCAGGGCCAGGTGGTTTCTGCAGGGTCTCTGCAAAATAGCTTACAGCAACAACATGCTGTCCAGCCCCAATCCCAGCAGCAAACACTCCTACAGGAACAGAGCACAGCACTCTCGCAG CCTCAGAGGTCGTCGCACACTCTGCAGCCTCAACAGAATCCACTGCCTGCATCTCTCTACAACACAATGATGATCCCTCAGCAAAGCCCTGCTAATGTGGTTCAAATTGCCACAAGCCTGGCACAGAATACCGGACCCAACACTCCCACCATGGCAACATTTGCACAGGACCGTTCGGCTCAGATTAG GTTTCCTGCAGGCCCCCAGCTGCTCACCAAGCTAGTGACAGGGCAGATGACATGTGGGGCAGTCATGGTTCCCACAACCATGTTTATGGGCCAAGTGGTGACGGCCTTTGCTCCGCAGCAGGGCCAGACGCAGACCATTAGCATTTCCCAACAGCCGcctcagcagcaacagcaactgcagcaacagcaggagcagcagatgCAACCGCAGTCTCAGGTCACAGCCATGCAGCCAGGGCAGGCTCCACTGACCCAGCAAACACAGTTCCTACAG GCTCCTCGGCTCCTTCATGGAAACCAGTCCACCCAGTTGATCCTGCAGGCAGCGTTCCCTTTGCAGCAGCAGGGTACCTTCACTGCAGCagcccaacagcagcagcaacagctacaacagcagcatcaaacacagcagaagcagttacaacagaaacagcaacagcagcaacaacagctggCTCCTCACAGAGCAGATAGTTTGTCTGACCGCTCAACAACGCAGCCACAGTAA
- the tmem165 gene encoding putative divalent cation/proton antiporter TMEM165 has translation MPLAAGRGDGGANRNAMCVLFPLTAVLLLLSVGVTAIEEEHKSVQEQPPQEKTSSAHPPGPAVPEDPPSKGNLGFIHAFAASLSVIIVSELGDKTFFIAAIMAMRYNRLTVLAGAMLALGLMTCLSVLFGYATTIIPRIYTYYVSTALFAIFGIRMLREGLKMSPDEGQEELEEVQAEIKKKDEELQRSKLVNGTPDVEAGAGTGLPQGKWHSFISPIFIQALTLTFLAEWGDRSQLTTIILAAREDPFGVAVGGTIGHCLCTGLAVIGGRMIAQKISVRTVTIIGGIVFLAFALSALFIKPEAGL, from the exons ATGCCTCTCGCGGCTGgcagaggagatggaggagcTAACAGGAACGCGATGTGTGTCTTGTTTCCGCTCACCGCcgtgttgttgttgctgtcgGTCGGAGTTACTGCTATTGAAGAGGAGCACAAATCTGTCCAGGAGCAGCCCCCGCAAGAG AAAACCTCCAGTGCCCATCCACCAGGCCCAGCGGTTCCTGAAGATCCCCCTAGCAAAGGAAACCTGGGCTTCATTCATGCCTTTGcggcctctctctctgtcatcatCGTCTCCGAGTTGGGAGACAAGACCTTTTTCATTGCTGCCATTATGGCCATGCGTTACAACCGTCTCACCGTGCTGGCTGGGGCTATGCTGGCTTTAGGACTCATGACTTGTCTTTCTG TACTGTTTGGCTATGCCACCACCATCATCCCGAGAATCTACACATACTACGTGTCCACTGCTCTTTTTGCCATCTTTGGTATTCGTATGCTGAGAGAGGGGCTGAAAATGAGTCCAGATGAAGGCCAGGAGGAACTGGAGGAGGTGCAGGCGGAGATCAAGAAGAAAGATGAAGAG CTCCAGCGGTCTAAGCTCGTTAATGGGACTCCAGATGTGGAGGCTGGAGCGGGGACTGGTCTTCCTCAGGGAAAGTGGCATAGCTTCATCTCGCCCATCTTCATCCAAGCCCTCACCCTCACCTTTCTCGCAGAGTGGGGGGACCGATCGCAGCTAACTACAATTATTCTAGCTGCTCGGGAG GATCCGTTTGGTGTTGCAGTGGGTGGTACCATTGGACACTGTTTGTGCACAGGACTGGCTGTGATAGGAGGGAGAATGATCGCCCAGAAAATATCTGTCAGAACAG TTACCATCATTGGAGGGATTGTTTTTCTGGCATTTGCCTTGTCTGCCCTGTTCATCAAGCCAGAAGCTGGATTATAA